The proteins below are encoded in one region of Natronococcus sp. CG52:
- a CDS encoding heparinase II/III domain-containing protein — protein MTGDKRGTTSGSWYDGTLCSVAGRVVDGDVSRRSVLATTGAGILGSLVTGSATAEDDSDVVNAKMRPTIWTEEMRENARRNVERYDWAAAERDAAVASADEYLAEYTLDDLWRTVTSQKIPRGGGVASFREDTMGGYHDPGTDRPWKMRTNTFEEYVVPTNDFAAYRESGLDDRGMFDPNLADDDLLVNEEHPEMGEDWGVDDGTGWIDENGDVGSPGERMNFVAFYNHWHVWRPGGILRIVRALTDAYLLTGDRTYSRAGTVLLDRIADVYPGMDASAYMQPDYWNNHGGRQTGRVIGGGWEPNLVRDLLRAYDAFFPGMDGDGELVAFLDAKTEEFPGLEAKDSVGKIRENIEDNFVREMLPAAKSSDLVPGRGQLSAVAISARVLDEPDGYTEEAIEFVFQPGGERFVGDVWNREPENWITTGGDLLVPIVDVWDRDGYSNQSAPLYNRIEMSSIRQVAEALKGYDAFDGADLYQHPKFRHALRQNSHLLLIDRHTPEIGDTHPNRDGNYLSQSAIEDGYEVTGDEIFAQLWHFANGYSTAGIDGDVFDADPGGISDEIEAIVDAEGPLDLPSQNLAGYGFAALRDGENYLNESFGITSDFSNLFAAASTEVDDSFDEAIQLNADNPGERWEFEFDVDASGEYDLEIEALFVSTYGIYDLYVDDEKIDTVDFYSSSFDRETITYRVELTEGTTTIRFENVGKNEESGGYRMAVYYLEVFDETDRERRARAVEFGNAKRAFWLYYGRNSINGGGSAHSHGDTLNLGVAADGLQLSPDLGYPEETGDWPKRRHWTANTISHNTVTVDGQRQDPQWVADPRHFEGSDDRVNLIDVDARHAYEQCDEYRRTTAMIAVDEEHSYAVDFFRVAGGDDHHFSFHGAKGEASAEGVDLVAQDGGTYAGVDVPKPDYGEDTEYNRAVGSGFNYLDDVERDADPGRKVAVDWDVEDHWNNRDDGADGVHLRLTAFGEFDEVALADGHPPARGGNPESLRYALIRRSGSDLESTFVSTIEHYDGDRVVDSIEEVDVTGGDGRAVKVELAGGRTDYVVCAFDERGTVTVDETFEFRGFFGCYSLEDGDPEYAYVQDGTLLEPVDGRPLIQESQGFVRGFVEDFTREMSLENELELRIPDDQRTLEERISDFVYVDNDASDSWRGNRYEEHQPVEKRGQRGQGNGAYPVEGVTVGSGNEVTVDVGERTFIQQFADPDRLEDGGYEYIVGVGDDVRIPLTATWTRA, from the coding sequence ATGACAGGCGACAAGAGAGGCACGACTAGCGGGAGCTGGTACGACGGAACCCTGTGTTCGGTAGCGGGGCGAGTCGTCGACGGCGACGTCTCGCGTCGGTCGGTACTCGCGACGACGGGCGCGGGGATCCTCGGGAGTCTCGTCACCGGAAGCGCCACCGCGGAGGACGACTCCGACGTCGTCAACGCGAAGATGCGGCCGACGATCTGGACCGAGGAGATGCGCGAGAACGCCCGTCGTAACGTCGAGCGCTACGACTGGGCGGCCGCCGAACGCGACGCAGCCGTCGCGAGCGCCGACGAGTACCTCGCGGAGTACACGCTGGACGACCTCTGGCGCACGGTCACGTCCCAGAAGATCCCGCGCGGAGGCGGCGTCGCCTCGTTCCGCGAGGACACGATGGGCGGCTACCACGATCCGGGAACGGATCGACCGTGGAAGATGCGGACGAACACGTTCGAGGAGTACGTCGTCCCGACGAACGACTTCGCCGCCTACCGCGAGAGCGGGCTCGACGACCGCGGGATGTTCGACCCGAACCTCGCGGACGACGACCTCCTGGTCAACGAAGAACACCCCGAGATGGGCGAGGACTGGGGCGTCGACGACGGCACGGGGTGGATCGACGAGAACGGCGACGTCGGCTCGCCCGGCGAACGGATGAACTTCGTCGCCTTCTACAACCACTGGCACGTCTGGCGCCCCGGCGGGATTCTCCGGATCGTACGGGCACTCACCGACGCCTACCTGCTCACGGGCGACCGGACGTACTCTCGAGCGGGAACCGTCCTGCTGGATCGCATCGCCGACGTCTACCCGGGGATGGACGCCTCGGCGTACATGCAGCCCGACTACTGGAACAACCACGGCGGGCGACAGACGGGACGCGTGATCGGCGGCGGGTGGGAGCCGAACCTCGTCCGGGACCTCCTCCGGGCGTACGACGCGTTCTTCCCCGGCATGGACGGCGACGGCGAACTGGTCGCGTTCCTCGACGCGAAGACCGAGGAGTTCCCCGGCCTCGAGGCGAAAGATTCCGTCGGGAAGATCCGCGAGAACATCGAGGACAACTTCGTCCGCGAGATGCTGCCGGCGGCGAAGAGCTCCGACCTCGTTCCCGGTCGCGGACAGCTCTCCGCGGTGGCGATCTCGGCGCGCGTCCTGGACGAACCCGACGGCTACACCGAAGAGGCCATCGAGTTCGTCTTCCAGCCGGGCGGCGAGCGGTTCGTCGGCGACGTCTGGAACCGCGAGCCCGAGAACTGGATCACGACCGGAGGCGATCTCCTCGTGCCGATCGTCGACGTCTGGGACCGCGACGGCTACTCCAACCAGTCCGCACCGCTGTACAACCGCATCGAGATGTCGTCGATCCGCCAGGTGGCGGAGGCGCTGAAGGGCTACGACGCCTTCGACGGCGCCGACCTCTACCAGCACCCGAAGTTCCGACACGCGCTCCGCCAGAACTCCCACCTGCTCCTGATCGACCGCCACACGCCCGAGATCGGCGACACCCATCCGAACCGTGACGGCAACTACCTCAGTCAGTCCGCGATCGAGGACGGCTACGAAGTCACGGGTGACGAGATCTTCGCCCAGCTGTGGCACTTCGCGAACGGGTACTCGACGGCGGGGATCGACGGCGACGTCTTCGACGCCGATCCGGGAGGAATCAGCGACGAGATCGAAGCGATCGTCGACGCCGAGGGACCGCTCGATCTGCCGAGCCAGAACCTGGCCGGCTACGGCTTCGCCGCCCTGCGCGACGGCGAGAACTATCTGAACGAGTCGTTCGGGATCACCTCCGACTTCTCGAACCTGTTCGCGGCGGCGTCGACGGAAGTCGACGATAGCTTCGACGAAGCTATCCAGCTCAACGCGGACAACCCCGGCGAGCGGTGGGAGTTCGAGTTCGACGTCGACGCGAGCGGCGAGTACGACCTCGAGATCGAGGCGCTGTTCGTTTCGACGTACGGGATCTACGACCTGTACGTCGACGACGAGAAGATCGACACCGTCGATTTCTACAGTTCGTCGTTCGATCGCGAGACGATCACGTACAGGGTAGAGCTGACGGAAGGGACCACCACGATTCGCTTCGAAAACGTCGGGAAGAACGAGGAGTCGGGTGGCTATCGGATGGCCGTCTACTACCTCGAGGTCTTCGACGAGACGGACCGCGAGCGCAGGGCTCGAGCGGTCGAGTTCGGAAACGCGAAGCGCGCGTTTTGGCTCTACTACGGTCGTAACAGCATCAACGGCGGCGGAAGCGCTCACAGCCACGGCGATACGCTGAATCTAGGCGTCGCCGCTGACGGCCTTCAGCTCTCGCCCGACCTCGGCTATCCCGAAGAAACCGGTGACTGGCCCAAGCGACGACACTGGACGGCCAACACGATCAGCCACAATACCGTGACGGTCGACGGACAGCGACAGGATCCCCAGTGGGTCGCCGATCCGCGTCACTTCGAGGGAAGCGACGACCGGGTGAACCTGATCGACGTCGACGCGCGGCACGCGTACGAGCAGTGCGACGAGTACCGCCGCACGACGGCGATGATCGCGGTCGACGAGGAACACTCTTACGCGGTCGACTTCTTCCGCGTCGCCGGCGGCGACGACCACCACTTCAGCTTCCACGGCGCGAAGGGCGAGGCGAGCGCCGAGGGCGTCGACCTCGTGGCCCAGGACGGCGGCACCTACGCCGGAGTGGACGTTCCGAAGCCCGACTACGGCGAGGACACCGAGTACAATCGGGCGGTCGGCAGCGGCTTCAACTACCTCGACGACGTCGAACGCGACGCCGATCCCGGCCGGAAAGTCGCCGTCGACTGGGACGTCGAGGATCACTGGAACAACCGCGACGACGGTGCGGACGGCGTCCACCTGCGACTGACCGCGTTCGGCGAGTTCGACGAAGTGGCGCTGGCCGACGGTCATCCACCCGCCCGCGGCGGCAACCCCGAATCGCTCCGATACGCGCTGATCCGCCGCAGCGGCTCCGACCTCGAGAGCACGTTCGTCTCGACGATCGAGCACTACGACGGCGACCGCGTCGTCGACTCGATCGAGGAGGTCGACGTGACCGGCGGCGATGGTCGCGCCGTCAAGGTCGAACTCGCCGGCGGCCGAACCGACTACGTCGTCTGCGCGTTCGACGAGCGAGGGACGGTCACCGTCGACGAGACGTTCGAGTTCCGGGGCTTCTTCGGCTGCTACTCGCTCGAGGACGGCGACCCCGAGTACGCGTACGTCCAGGACGGCACGCTGCTCGAGCCCGTCGACGGGCGACCGCTGATTCAGGAATCGCAGGGGTTCGTCCGCGGGTTCGTCGAGGACTTCACGCGGGAGATGAGCCTCGAGAACGAACTCGAGCTCCGGATTCCGGACGATCAGCGGACGCTCGAGGAACGCATCTCGGATTTCGTCTACGTCGACAACGACGCGTCCGATAGCTGGCGGGGCAACCGCTACGAGGAGCACCAGCCGGTCGAGAAGCGAGGTCAGCGGGGGCAGGGCAACGGTGCGTACCCCGTCGAGGGCGTGACCGTCGGCAGCGGAAACGAAGTGACCGTCGACGTCGGCGAACGGACGTTCATCCAGCAGTTCGCCGATCCCGACCGGCTCGAGGACGGCGGCTACGAGTACATCGTCGGCGTCGGCGACGACGTCAGAATCCCGCTGACTGCGACCTGGACACGGGCGTAG
- a CDS encoding heparinase II/III domain-containing protein, protein MSRNERSGKRSDWDDERRAVTDRTTGFEVSRRSLLATTGGGILAGLTAGTGAVSADSDAVNAKTRTTLWTEEMRENARNNIERYDWAATERDSAVESADEYLAEYTLDDLWHMVTSQEIPRGGGTTHVRELMGWSWTGVGIDRGLDRPWKMTTATGEYVVPTNDFAAYRESGLDDRGMFDPDLADDQYLVNEEHPEMGEDWGVDDGTGWIDEDGDIGDEGQRLNFAAYYNHWYVWRPGGILRIVEALADAYLLTGDRKYSRAGTVLLDRIADVYPEMTIYDYPFTEYWNSTGGRGTGKVIGATWESNLMRPIIQAYDAFFPGMEGDDELVAFLDAKTDEYPGLEAKDSLEKIRKNIEDGIHREILPAAENSDIVLESGGYSALAQSARVLDEPDGYTAEAIEWIFQPGEEQFVGDAWDEEPENWITTGGNILAPLVDVVDRDGYNNRGSPMYNQIRQTSFREAADHLQGYDGFDGADLYQHPKFRQTLRQNTHLLLLDQYLPEIGNAHPNRNTDYLSTNSIESGYRATERDVFAQLWHFVNGYTTTGIRGSIFDADPEGVADDIQAVIDAEGPLDLSSRNLAGYGFAALRDGENYLNESFGTTYDTSELFAEASTDVNDSFDEAIQLQAYEEGEWWEFEFEADEEGEYDLEIEALFVSTYGIYDLYVDDEKIDTVDFYSPSFDRKTITYTVELTDGTTTMRFENVGKNEESDNHLMALYYLTLIDESERENRDAASELGNAKRAFWLYYGRNDIAYHNHSDTLNVGVAAHELELSPDLGYVEATSDWPKGHNWTMNTVSHNTVVVDEAEQGTQWVARPRHFDGDDDRVNLVDVEAPHVYPQTDDYRRTLAMVAVDEEHSYAVDFFRVAGGDDHHFSFHGAKGEASAEGVDLVAQDGGTYAGTDVPKPDYGEDTEYNRAIGNGFNYLDDVERDDDPDRKVVVDWDVEDHWGHRDDDADGVHMRLTTFGEFDEVALADGHPPQHSGNPETLRYALAHRSGSDLESTFVSTIEHYDGDRVVDSIEEVDVTGGDGRAVKIELASGRTDYAVCTFGEVSTVTVDETFVFRGFFGYYSLEDGDPEYAYVHDGTLLSPVDGEPLVRESSGYVRGFVEDFTREMSLENELELRIPDDSRQIDRNTGFVYVDNDDTNPWRGRPEPQIPAISGPRGRGNGAYPIEDLEVGRGNTVTVDVGERTFIREFSDPDQLEDGGYEYIVGVGDDVRIPLTATWSRE, encoded by the coding sequence ATGTCTCGCAATGAACGGAGCGGGAAGCGCAGTGACTGGGACGACGAGCGTCGTGCGGTAACCGACCGAACGACCGGTTTCGAGGTCTCGAGACGATCCCTGCTGGCGACGACCGGTGGCGGGATTCTCGCGGGGCTCACCGCCGGAACGGGAGCAGTGTCCGCCGATTCGGACGCGGTCAACGCGAAGACGCGAACGACGCTCTGGACCGAGGAGATGCGCGAGAACGCCCGCAACAACATCGAGCGCTACGACTGGGCAGCGACCGAGCGGGATAGCGCGGTCGAAAGCGCCGACGAGTACCTCGCGGAGTACACGCTGGACGATCTCTGGCACATGGTCACCTCTCAGGAGATTCCGCGCGGCGGCGGAACGACGCACGTCCGTGAACTGATGGGGTGGAGCTGGACCGGCGTCGGGATCGACCGCGGTCTCGACCGGCCGTGGAAGATGACGACGGCGACGGGGGAGTACGTCGTCCCGACGAACGACTTCGCCGCCTACCGCGAGAGCGGGCTCGACGACCGCGGGATGTTCGATCCGGATCTCGCGGACGACCAGTACCTCGTCAACGAGGAACACCCCGAGATGGGCGAGGACTGGGGCGTCGACGACGGCACGGGGTGGATCGACGAGGACGGCGACATCGGCGACGAAGGGCAGCGGCTGAACTTCGCCGCGTACTACAACCACTGGTACGTGTGGCGGCCCGGCGGAATCCTCCGGATCGTCGAAGCGCTCGCCGACGCCTACCTGCTCACCGGCGATCGGAAGTACTCCCGGGCGGGAACGGTACTCCTCGATCGGATCGCCGACGTCTACCCGGAGATGACCATCTACGACTATCCGTTCACGGAGTACTGGAACAGCACCGGCGGACGCGGAACTGGCAAGGTGATCGGCGCGACGTGGGAGTCGAACCTGATGCGTCCGATCATCCAGGCCTACGACGCGTTCTTCCCCGGGATGGAGGGCGACGACGAACTCGTCGCGTTCCTCGACGCGAAGACCGACGAGTATCCCGGTCTCGAGGCGAAGGATTCCCTCGAGAAGATCCGCAAGAACATCGAGGACGGGATCCACCGAGAGATACTCCCGGCGGCGGAAAACTCGGATATCGTCCTCGAGAGCGGCGGGTACAGTGCGCTCGCACAGTCCGCGCGCGTGCTGGACGAACCCGACGGCTACACGGCGGAGGCGATCGAGTGGATCTTCCAGCCCGGCGAGGAGCAGTTCGTCGGAGACGCGTGGGACGAAGAGCCCGAGAACTGGATCACCACCGGCGGAAACATCCTCGCGCCGCTGGTCGACGTCGTCGATCGGGACGGCTACAACAACAGGGGCTCCCCGATGTACAACCAGATCCGGCAGACCTCGTTCCGAGAGGCCGCGGATCATCTCCAGGGGTACGACGGATTCGACGGTGCCGACCTCTATCAGCATCCGAAGTTTCGGCAAACGCTTCGACAGAACACGCACCTGCTGCTTCTCGACCAGTATCTCCCCGAGATCGGCAACGCCCATCCGAACCGGAACACGGACTACCTCTCCACGAACTCGATCGAATCGGGGTACCGGGCGACCGAGCGGGACGTCTTCGCCCAGCTGTGGCACTTCGTAAACGGCTACACGACGACGGGTATCCGCGGTTCGATCTTCGACGCCGACCCCGAGGGAGTAGCCGACGATATCCAGGCGGTGATCGACGCCGAGGGACCGCTCGACCTGTCGAGTCGAAACCTCGCCGGGTACGGGTTCGCGGCGCTTCGTGACGGCGAGAACTATCTCAACGAGTCGTTCGGGACCACCTACGACACCTCCGAACTGTTCGCCGAGGCGTCCACCGACGTCAACGACAGCTTCGACGAGGCCATCCAGCTACAGGCCTACGAGGAGGGCGAGTGGTGGGAGTTCGAGTTCGAGGCCGACGAGGAAGGCGAGTACGACCTCGAGATCGAGGCGCTGTTCGTTTCGACGTACGGGATCTACGACCTGTACGTCGACGACGAGAAGATCGACACCGTCGACTTCTACAGTCCGTCGTTCGATCGGAAGACGATCACGTACACCGTCGAACTGACCGACGGGACCACCACGATGCGCTTCGAAAACGTCGGGAAGAACGAGGAGTCGGACAACCACCTGATGGCGCTGTACTACCTCACGCTGATCGACGAGAGCGAGCGTGAGAACAGGGACGCCGCGTCCGAACTCGGCAACGCGAAGCGAGCCTTCTGGCTCTACTACGGCCGCAACGACATCGCGTATCACAACCACAGCGATACGTTGAACGTCGGCGTCGCCGCCCACGAACTCGAGCTCTCGCCCGATCTGGGATACGTCGAGGCCACCAGCGACTGGCCGAAGGGGCACAACTGGACGATGAACACGGTGAGCCACAATACCGTCGTCGTCGACGAAGCGGAACAGGGCACTCAGTGGGTGGCACGCCCCCGTCACTTCGACGGCGATGACGATCGGGTCAACCTCGTCGACGTCGAAGCGCCGCACGTCTATCCGCAGACCGACGACTACCGACGGACGCTCGCGATGGTCGCTGTCGACGAGGAACACTCCTACGCAGTGGACTTCTTCCGCGTCGCCGGCGGCGACGATCACCACTTCAGCTTCCACGGCGCGAAGGGCGAGGCGAGCGCCGAGGGCGTCGACCTCGTGGCCCAGGACGGCGGCACCTACGCCGGAACGGACGTGCCGAAGCCCGACTACGGCGAGGACACCGAGTACAACCGGGCGATCGGTAACGGGTTCAACTACCTCGACGACGTCGAGCGCGACGACGACCCCGACCGAAAGGTCGTCGTCGACTGGGACGTCGAGGATCACTGGGGCCACCGCGACGACGACGCGGACGGGGTCCACATGCGACTGACCACGTTCGGCGAGTTCGACGAGGTCGCCCTCGCGGACGGACACCCGCCACAGCACAGCGGCAACCCGGAAACGTTGCGGTACGCGCTGGCCCACCGCAGCGGCTCCGACCTCGAGAGCACGTTCGTCTCGACGATCGAGCACTACGACGGCGACCGCGTCGTCGACTCGATCGAGGAGGTCGACGTGACCGGCGGCGACGGTCGCGCCGTCAAGATCGAACTCGCCTCCGGGCGGACCGACTACGCCGTCTGCACCTTCGGGGAGGTGAGTACGGTGACCGTCGACGAGACGTTCGTGTTCCGGGGCTTCTTCGGCTACTACTCGCTCGAGGACGGCGACCCCGAGTACGCGTACGTCCACGACGGAACGCTTCTCAGCCCCGTCGACGGCGAGCCGCTCGTCCGGGAATCGTCCGGTTACGTCCGGGGATTCGTCGAGGACTTCACGCGGGAGATGAGCCTCGAGAACGAACTCGAACTCCGAATTCCGGACGATTCACGCCAGATCGACCGCAACACGGGGTTCGTCTACGTCGACAACGACGATACCAACCCCTGGCGCGGACGGCCCGAGCCCCAGATCCCGGCCATCTCGGGGCCCCGGGGTCGCGGTAACGGCGCGTACCCGATCGAGGACCTCGAGGTCGGCCGCGGGAATACGGTCACCGTCGACGTCGGCGAACGGACGTTCATCCGGGAGTTCAGCGACCCCGATCAGCTCGAAGACGGCGGCTACGAGTACATCGTCGGCGTCGGCGACGACGTCAGAATCCCGCTGACCGCGACCTGGTCGCGGGAGTAG
- a CDS encoding sugar phosphate isomerase/epimerase family protein, producing the protein MQIGLCTISNQAASVDSVIRDAGDAGYDGVEVWGQDHVGDGDPETCRSIRDAARAASVEIPVYGSYLRVGAPEFDEIVERELEIARRLEADLIRVWAGSQEYGDHDEGHWEQAVEDLSRASRLAADRGLGVTVERHANTLTNDGEGARRLVESVDRENCQLNWQPAFSMAPDALVEEARDLAPISNNIHVQAVPERGSRDRCPLEEAFFDIDRLLETFENVGFSGSVNVEFVDDDRPYRTAIEGDLEYLRRASS; encoded by the coding sequence ATGCAGATCGGACTGTGTACGATTTCGAACCAGGCAGCGAGCGTCGACTCCGTCATTCGCGACGCCGGCGACGCCGGCTACGACGGCGTCGAAGTATGGGGGCAAGATCACGTCGGAGACGGCGATCCGGAGACGTGTCGGTCGATCCGGGACGCCGCTCGAGCGGCGTCGGTCGAGATCCCCGTCTACGGCTCGTACCTGCGCGTCGGCGCGCCCGAGTTCGACGAGATCGTCGAGCGCGAACTCGAGATCGCCCGCCGGCTGGAGGCGGACCTGATCCGCGTCTGGGCCGGCAGCCAGGAGTACGGCGATCACGACGAGGGCCACTGGGAACAGGCGGTCGAGGATCTCTCGAGGGCGAGTCGGCTGGCGGCCGATCGAGGACTCGGCGTCACCGTCGAGAGGCACGCGAACACGCTCACGAACGACGGCGAAGGAGCGAGACGGCTCGTCGAGTCGGTCGACCGGGAGAACTGTCAGCTCAACTGGCAGCCCGCGTTCTCGATGGCACCGGACGCGCTGGTCGAGGAGGCGAGAGATCTCGCGCCGATCTCGAACAATATCCACGTGCAGGCGGTTCCGGAACGCGGCTCCCGCGACCGCTGTCCGCTCGAGGAGGCGTTCTTCGATATCGATCGACTGCTCGAAACCTTCGAGAACGTCGGCTTTTCCGGCTCCGTGAACGTCGAGTTCGTCGACGACGACCGTCCGTACCGGACGGCGATCGAGGGGGATCTCGAGTATCTCCGACGAGCATCGTCGTAG
- a CDS encoding alpha/beta hydrolase family protein, with protein MHQFNENVDGYYDVENQLPRYLRELADPQFEREDERRAAIDSVSAAEAHRERVREHFFEAIGGLPEERTDLNATCTGRLEYDGYTVEKVIFESLPGFHVTTNVYVPDGASPDEPRPAVLFVCGHAATAKTAEGYQQGCIDLVRNGFVVLAMDPIGQGERHQFYDPETGSIPVSDDSRDYPRTNTLEHTYLARQCTFAGANVARYFVWDGIRALDYLESRPEVDPDRLGVTGNSGGGMQTSYLMLADDRIAAAVPCCFITSKEAYMKTGQGQDGEQIVHRAIDRGPRYDDFLLAFAPKPALIGAAQSDFLCIEGTHQSYERASRVYDLYDEGDALELTVAESTHGFGPELREATVNWFRRHLADEPPTFETGDPATEDQDRLECTAAGEVRDAFPDGRTVVDLNREYVRETAPEAATAPNVDDEGAYARQLRERLVDRFDLERERPELHPRTIETGTDDGVTWEKVFFLSERNIVVTAVVVTADEAKSEEPLVLLLEEGTDEIEERCDEIGSLARDHGTVVVADPRGVGGVRSRNVNTRQQNGGGYDDYHGTVNKLASDALMLGTSLLALQTFDVLRAADYLESRLDGETTIAVEGHGLWGIHALLAAVVDPSIRSLSAVDPLPSFYEQATTEEIPVDHRLNVHGIVGEFDIPQLLPALADRETDWDGADLSRYR; from the coding sequence ATGCACCAGTTTAACGAGAACGTCGACGGCTACTACGACGTGGAGAACCAGCTTCCGCGATACCTCCGCGAGCTGGCCGACCCGCAGTTCGAACGCGAGGACGAACGGCGAGCGGCGATCGACTCGGTATCGGCGGCCGAAGCGCACCGCGAGCGCGTTCGCGAGCACTTCTTCGAGGCGATCGGCGGACTGCCCGAGGAGCGAACGGACTTGAACGCGACGTGCACCGGGCGACTCGAGTACGACGGCTACACGGTCGAAAAGGTGATTTTCGAGAGCCTGCCCGGCTTCCACGTGACGACGAACGTCTACGTCCCGGACGGGGCATCGCCCGACGAACCGCGCCCCGCCGTCCTGTTCGTCTGCGGTCACGCCGCCACCGCGAAGACCGCCGAGGGCTACCAGCAGGGCTGTATCGACCTCGTTCGCAACGGCTTCGTCGTCCTCGCGATGGATCCGATCGGCCAGGGCGAACGCCACCAGTTTTACGATCCCGAGACGGGATCGATCCCCGTCTCCGACGATTCTCGTGACTACCCGCGGACGAACACGCTCGAGCACACCTACCTCGCCCGCCAGTGCACGTTCGCCGGGGCGAACGTCGCGCGGTACTTCGTCTGGGACGGGATCCGCGCGCTCGATTACCTCGAGTCGCGGCCGGAGGTCGACCCCGATCGCCTCGGCGTCACCGGCAACTCCGGCGGCGGGATGCAGACCAGCTACCTCATGCTGGCCGACGACCGGATCGCCGCCGCCGTCCCGTGCTGTTTCATCACGTCGAAGGAGGCGTACATGAAGACCGGTCAGGGACAGGACGGAGAACAGATCGTCCACCGCGCGATCGACCGCGGCCCCCGGTACGACGATTTCCTGCTGGCGTTCGCGCCGAAACCGGCGCTGATCGGGGCCGCGCAGTCGGACTTCCTCTGCATCGAGGGCACGCACCAGTCGTACGAGCGCGCCTCGAGGGTGTACGACCTGTACGACGAGGGCGACGCGCTCGAGTTGACCGTCGCCGAGTCGACTCACGGCTTCGGCCCGGAGCTCCGCGAGGCGACGGTCAACTGGTTCAGACGCCACCTGGCGGACGAGCCGCCGACGTTCGAGACGGGCGATCCAGCGACCGAAGATCAGGACCGGCTCGAGTGTACCGCCGCCGGCGAGGTCAGGGACGCCTTCCCCGACGGGAGAACCGTCGTCGACCTGAACCGCGAGTACGTCCGCGAGACCGCGCCGGAGGCGGCGACGGCTCCGAACGTCGACGACGAGGGAGCGTACGCCCGTCAGCTCCGGGAGCGACTCGTCGATCGGTTCGATCTCGAGCGCGAGCGGCCCGAACTGCACCCGCGAACGATCGAGACGGGGACCGACGACGGCGTGACCTGGGAGAAGGTCTTCTTCCTGAGCGAACGCAATATCGTCGTCACGGCCGTCGTCGTGACCGCGGACGAGGCGAAGTCCGAGGAGCCGCTCGTCCTGTTGCTCGAGGAGGGAACCGACGAGATCGAGGAGCGATGCGACGAAATCGGATCGCTCGCGCGGGACCACGGGACCGTCGTCGTCGCCGACCCCCGCGGGGTCGGCGGGGTTCGCTCCCGAAACGTGAATACCCGACAGCAAAACGGCGGCGGGTACGACGACTACCACGGAACGGTCAACAAGCTCGCGTCCGACGCGCTGATGCTCGGCACGTCGCTGCTCGCGCTCCAGACGTTCGACGTTCTTCGTGCGGCCGACTACCTCGAGTCGCGACTCGACGGAGAGACGACGATCGCGGTCGAAGGTCACGGACTCTGGGGAATCCACGCGCTACTCGCTGCGGTCGTCGATCCGTCGATTCGGTCGCTCTCCGCCGTCGACCCGCTGCCGTCGTTCTACGAGCAGGCCACGACCGAGGAGATCCCGGTCGACCATCGGCTGAACGTCCACGGGATCGTCGGCGAGTTCGATATTCCACAGCTCCTGCCGGCGCTCGCCGACCGGGAAACCGACTGGGACGGCGCCGATCTCTCGCGGTATCGGTGA